A region from the Candidatus Electrothrix scaldis genome encodes:
- a CDS encoding Rpn family recombination-promoting nuclease/putative transposase, with translation MPTRKLISFDWAMKKLLRSKANFDILEGFLSELLKEDVRIQEVLESESNKETRSDRFNRVDLKVKNAKDDIIIIEVQYDREFDFLQRIFYGTAKAVTEHMQQGAAYSEIKKVISVSILYFDLGQGTDYVYHGTTSFRGLHNSDVLQLSWRQRAMFGRDEVYELLPEYWLIKVNSFDDVAKDTLDEWIYFLKNEEIRDDFHAKGLEKAKAELDIMKLSEEERRAYAAYQEDLHYQASMTESTWKAAKMEERKEEKKAIALNLLQSNLLDIKKIAAMTGLTVEEVKGLKTD, from the coding sequence ATGCCAACAAGAAAACTGATCAGCTTTGACTGGGCCATGAAAAAACTCCTGCGCAGCAAGGCCAATTTTGACATACTCGAAGGCTTTCTCAGCGAGTTGCTCAAAGAGGATGTCCGCATTCAGGAAGTTCTTGAAAGCGAGAGTAATAAAGAGACACGATCAGATAGGTTCAACCGTGTCGACCTCAAGGTGAAGAACGCAAAGGACGACATAATCATTATCGAAGTGCAGTACGACCGGGAGTTCGACTTTCTCCAGCGAATTTTTTACGGCACAGCCAAGGCGGTCACCGAGCATATGCAGCAGGGGGCGGCGTATTCAGAGATAAAAAAGGTTATCTCGGTTAGTATCCTCTATTTTGACCTGGGTCAGGGGACAGATTATGTCTATCACGGCACGACCTCGTTCAGAGGGCTGCATAATAGCGACGTGCTCCAGTTGTCTTGGCGGCAGCGGGCCATGTTCGGCAGGGACGAGGTCTATGAACTCCTGCCGGAATACTGGCTCATCAAAGTGAACAGCTTTGATGATGTTGCGAAAGATACCTTGGATGAATGGATCTACTTCCTCAAGAACGAGGAAATCAGGGACGATTTCCATGCAAAGGGCTTAGAAAAGGCCAAGGCAGAGCTGGACATCATGAAGCTCTCCGAAGAGGAGCGCCGAGCCTATGCCGCTTATCAGGAGGATCTGCACTATCAGGCCAGCATGACAGAGTCCACATGGAAGGCGGCGAAAATGGAGGAGCGAAAAGAAGAGAAAAAAGCAATTGCACTGAACCTGCTACAATCCAACCTACTGGACATTAAAAAAATTGCAGCCATGACCGGGTTGACGGTGGAGGAAGTGAAAGGGCTGAAGACTGATTAA
- the thrC gene encoding threonine synthase translates to MKYISTRGGIEPIAFDQAVMMGLARDGGLLLPETLPSVSEQKLEAWKNLSYQHLALEVLDLFTGDMPRDDLEDLIERAYSSFRHPHVTPVRKTDDLYILELFHGPTFAFKDVALQLLGNLFEYELQKSGGFMNIIGATSGDTGSAAIYGVRGRKGINIFILHPHGRTSPIQALQMTTVTDENVFNLAVNGTFDDAQAIVKKLFSDLEFKDTYQLGAINSINWARVLAQVVYYVFAFLKLRKQGFSSVDFSVPTGNFGDIFAGYVAKKLLPEGCINRLILATNSNDILTRFVNKGDYSIAGEVTPTYSPSMDIQIASNFERYLYYLHGQDGAKVKADMETFAATGSMDLSAFHEQASQDFASRSVSEEETITTIREYYQKHEYLLDPHTAVGVRAAQELREDRPVVCLSTAHPAKFGEAVRKATGNEVELPSILAGLADKESRCEILDADIALIREYVEKNALEG, encoded by the coding sequence ATGAAATATATCAGCACCAGGGGCGGGATTGAGCCCATTGCATTTGATCAGGCGGTCATGATGGGATTGGCTCGGGATGGGGGCTTGCTGCTCCCGGAAACTCTGCCTTCAGTCTCGGAGCAGAAGCTGGAAGCCTGGAAGAACCTTTCCTATCAGCATCTCGCCTTGGAGGTCTTAGACCTGTTTACCGGCGACATGCCCCGCGATGATCTGGAAGACCTGATCGAACGGGCCTATAGCTCCTTTCGTCATCCCCATGTCACACCGGTGCGTAAGACCGATGATCTGTACATTCTGGAGCTTTTTCATGGCCCAACCTTTGCCTTTAAGGATGTAGCCCTTCAGCTGCTCGGCAATTTATTTGAGTACGAGTTGCAAAAAAGCGGTGGTTTCATGAATATCATCGGCGCGACTTCCGGTGATACCGGGAGTGCAGCTATCTACGGTGTGCGGGGAAGGAAGGGGATTAATATCTTTATCCTTCATCCGCATGGGCGGACCAGCCCGATTCAGGCCCTCCAGATGACCACGGTTACAGATGAGAATGTCTTTAATCTTGCTGTGAACGGGACCTTTGACGATGCTCAGGCTATCGTAAAAAAACTGTTCAGTGATCTGGAATTCAAGGATACATATCAGCTGGGTGCAATCAACTCCATTAACTGGGCCCGGGTCCTGGCCCAGGTGGTCTATTACGTCTTTGCCTTTCTCAAATTGCGTAAGCAGGGCTTTTCGTCAGTGGATTTTTCTGTACCCACCGGTAATTTCGGCGATATCTTTGCTGGCTATGTAGCGAAGAAACTATTGCCTGAGGGCTGCATCAATCGCCTGATTCTGGCAACCAATTCCAATGATATTCTGACCCGCTTTGTTAATAAGGGGGATTACTCTATTGCTGGCGAGGTCACCCCAACCTACAGCCCATCGATGGATATCCAGATCGCCTCTAACTTTGAGCGCTACCTCTACTATCTGCATGGACAGGATGGTGCCAAGGTGAAGGCAGATATGGAGACCTTTGCCGCCACCGGCAGCATGGATCTTTCCGCCTTCCATGAGCAGGCAAGCCAGGATTTTGCGTCGCGTTCTGTTTCCGAAGAGGAGACCATTACCACAATTCGGGAGTACTATCAGAAGCACGAGTACTTACTGGATCCTCATACGGCAGTGGGCGTTCGAGCTGCTCAGGAACTCCGGGAAGATCGGCCAGTGGTGTGCCTTTCTACCGCGCATCCAGCCAAGTTTGGTGAGGCTGTACGCAAGGCTACAGGTAATGAGGTTGAGCTTCCTTCCATCTTGGCGGGCTTAGCGGATAAAGAGAGTCGCTGCGAAATCCTGGATGCTGATATTGCCTTGATCCGGGAGTATGTGGAGAAAAACGCGTTGGAAGGATAA
- a CDS encoding EI24 domain-containing protein has product MTCLPKPTKRTTSLNPTMKNTIKAFKVGHEVIWKHGQWRRLRLPIALSVLLVPLSIAGFFGLGWELSDYLQHLLFPNQTWTEWIGFVIWIALSILVAGPLYIVFRSLVLLVFTPFLDLVAEETESIMTGKPIPTGRTILSSIHRLILMLLVIVLASLLVVVAGFALSVIPVAGPALSTAVVFFFQMFLSSAAFIDPYLDRRGMTPKQAFALLWSKKLEVFFFGAAGFLITMIPVVGWFIGPTYSVISGVALGVLLFDEPRDETTQQLAS; this is encoded by the coding sequence GTGACCTGCTTACCGAAACCAACTAAACGAACCACCTCACTCAATCCAACTATGAAAAACACCATCAAAGCCTTTAAGGTCGGCCACGAAGTAATCTGGAAACACGGACAATGGCGAAGACTTCGCCTTCCCATCGCCCTCTCTGTTCTACTGGTCCCCCTTTCCATAGCAGGCTTCTTTGGCCTGGGCTGGGAGCTGTCTGATTATCTCCAGCACCTTCTCTTCCCGAACCAGACCTGGACCGAATGGATCGGCTTTGTCATCTGGATCGCCCTGAGCATCCTGGTAGCAGGACCACTCTACATCGTCTTCCGCAGCCTTGTCCTGCTGGTCTTCACCCCTTTTCTTGATCTCGTGGCTGAGGAGACAGAGTCCATCATGACCGGCAAGCCTATTCCCACCGGCCGAACCATCCTCTCCTCCATCCACCGGCTTATCCTGATGCTCTTAGTCATAGTGCTCGCTTCGCTGCTGGTGGTAGTTGCTGGATTCGCCCTCTCGGTAATCCCGGTTGCAGGCCCGGCTCTCTCCACCGCTGTGGTCTTTTTCTTCCAGATGTTCCTGAGCAGCGCCGCCTTTATTGACCCCTACCTGGATCGACGCGGCATGACACCGAAACAGGCCTTCGCCCTGCTCTGGAGCAAAAAGCTGGAGGTCTTCTTCTTTGGCGCAGCTGGTTTCCTTATCACCATGATTCCGGTCGTCGGCTGGTTTATCGGACCAACCTATTCGGTAATCAGCGGGGTTGCCCTTGGCGTATTACTCTTTGATGAGCCACGAGACGAAACAACACAACAACTCGCTTCCTGA
- a CDS encoding DegT/DnrJ/EryC1/StrS family aminotransferase, translated as MKVPLLDLQPQTEFFREQIIKEITEVIDSTRYILGPKVTKLEQDIAEYSGAAAAIGVSSGTDALVASLMALELQPGDQVLTTPYTFFATMGSIIRVGAVPAFADVDERTLNLDPVKAAEILEADVAGERKIKAIMPVHLFGQCADMSALMSLARQYEIPVIEDAAQAIGAEYPLVDADGDGEVVWKKAGSMGLAGCFSFFPSKNLGGIGDGGMITTCDTDFAETLRCYRNHGAKPKYYHSKIGGNFRLDPIQAAVLSVKLPRLEEWHQQRRENSELYRKLFAQAGLFGEQISLPEAVYSDVPGAEEHNIHIYNQFVIRTTQRDGLREYLQGKSIGCEVYYPVCLHQQKCMEPYGPYNALSLPVAERASRESLALPIYPELSDEQQEYVVETIAEFFRS; from the coding sequence ATGAAGGTACCCCTTTTAGATCTGCAGCCGCAGACAGAATTTTTTCGTGAGCAAATTATAAAGGAAATAACTGAGGTCATTGATTCGACCCGTTATATTCTGGGACCCAAGGTGACCAAGCTGGAGCAGGATATTGCTGAATACAGCGGTGCTGCGGCAGCTATCGGGGTTTCCAGCGGTACCGATGCTCTCGTTGCCAGTCTGATGGCTTTGGAATTGCAGCCCGGTGATCAGGTGCTGACAACCCCTTACACTTTCTTCGCCACGATGGGCTCAATTATTCGGGTTGGGGCAGTACCGGCCTTTGCTGATGTGGATGAGCGGACCCTTAATCTTGATCCGGTCAAGGCGGCTGAAATTCTTGAGGCCGATGTAGCTGGCGAGCGAAAGATTAAGGCAATTATGCCGGTCCATCTCTTTGGTCAATGCGCAGATATGTCCGCACTTATGTCCTTGGCTCGTCAGTATGAGATTCCGGTGATTGAAGACGCGGCCCAAGCCATCGGAGCAGAGTACCCCCTTGTTGATGCAGATGGGGATGGTGAGGTGGTGTGGAAAAAAGCCGGTTCTATGGGGCTTGCAGGGTGTTTTTCCTTTTTCCCTTCTAAAAACCTGGGAGGGATAGGAGACGGCGGCATGATTACCACCTGTGATACAGATTTTGCCGAAACCCTGCGTTGCTATCGTAATCATGGGGCAAAGCCCAAATATTATCATTCGAAGATTGGGGGTAATTTTCGGCTTGATCCGATTCAGGCTGCTGTCCTGAGCGTTAAGCTGCCTCGATTAGAAGAATGGCACCAACAGCGGCGGGAAAATAGTGAGCTGTATCGTAAGCTTTTTGCCCAGGCTGGTCTGTTTGGAGAGCAAATCTCTCTGCCGGAAGCTGTGTACTCTGATGTTCCAGGCGCGGAAGAACATAATATCCATATATATAATCAGTTTGTTATTCGAACGACCCAGCGGGATGGCCTGCGGGAATATTTGCAGGGAAAATCCATTGGTTGTGAGGTGTATTATCCGGTTTGTTTGCATCAGCAGAAATGCATGGAGCCCTATGGCCCATATAATGCCCTTTCGCTTCCCGTTGCAGAGCGAGCAAGTAGAGAATCGTTGGCTTTGCCCATTTATCCGGAGTTGAGCGATGAACAGCAGGAGTATGTTGTTGAAACTATCGCTGAATTTTTTCGATCTTAG
- a CDS encoding choice-of-anchor Q domain-containing protein: protein MRKKGRLYAVLTLFLLLLPAVSTNAAIDPAVVQKLLAEDSTGDFSFGGSISLDGDTAIIGEVTADSDGVSDAGAAYIFIRIEGAWIQQAKLVASDKSSSGRFGCSVSVDGDIAVVGASQADSDEMTDAGAVYVFTRSDGIWTQQVKLTADDKDVGDHFGESVSVEGDTVVIGSSGVDLDGLTQAGAAYVFTGSGSTWMQQAKLMADDKGAYDQFGKSVSLDGNTIVIGAWTADSDGLADAGAAYVFIRSDGIWTQQAKLIADDKKEYDYFGYSVVVDEDSVIVGAWTADPDGLNDAGAAYVFTRYDGIWTQQARLTADDKVAWDCFGFSVSIDGDTAIIGAFAGAHPVGDPEAGAAYVFTRLGTTWVQQVKLTADDKDAGYCLGIAVSVSADTAMVGAIGDNYSVGGTVYVFGSYSNNITVDAGGICTLPDAITAANTDTATGGCPAGSGHDEIILETDVLLAAALPEITSPITIEAQGHTIDGNNGDWSVLTVTEDGDLTLNEVTITGADSTLFGGGIDNNGTLAVNNSTLSGNRGYYGGGLSNYCDGVVTLSNTTISGNTAEYGGGVLNYCGSLTMSHCTVSMNSATWGGGIYSDGALTLTSLIISGNTADSQGGEVYDLGSTIADSTNVFGHGGTTKPAAFWGFIPGYNDVVATGDGTEPTALSDMLLPLTDNGGPTKTHALATGSPAIDLDATCSTGLSTDQRGYPRPVGGGCDAGAFEDNNSNITVDESTCTLADAITAANTDTATGGCSAGVPGMNTIILETDVLLAVALPEITSPITIEGQGHTINGNNNAAVGSVLKINAGNLILNEATVTGGHSTSFGGGIYTSGGGTLTMNSSTISGNHADLYGGGIYAFGGSVTLTSSTVSGNEAANSGGGIFTMQSTVVTLTDSTVSENHALGESLGGGGFFASGSVLTLTNSTVSGNHSTYYGGGILYYSGSTVTLNSSTVSGNEAAYSGGGISGLSSSVLTLNNSTVNENSTAELGGGIYAYNGAEVMLTNSTVSENEASHGGGIFSSYNAVVTLGSSTVNGNYAIDYGGGIVAYEAVATLTNSTVSGNFTAEIGLGGGIYTDNEATVTLTNSTVSENHAGRYGGGIYAFEYSDITLKSSLISGNKADEDKGVEIYNYNSTVNAGSFNLFGRSGNVLEFCFQENTEAFCNSKAFYNFTPSGNDVVATRDGTNPTKLSSILNSLADNGGPTMTHALVVGSPAINLDTACSAGLSVDQRGYPRPEMVGTGCDAGSFEGSVSPVFNGAFLPAIYLLLLNQ from the coding sequence ATGAGAAAAAAAGGTCGCCTATATGCGGTACTGACCTTATTTCTGTTGCTTTTACCAGCTGTATCTACAAATGCGGCTATTGACCCAGCTGTCGTGCAGAAGCTACTAGCTGAGGATAGCACGGGTGACTTTAGTTTTGGCGGTAGCATATCTTTGGACGGGGATACCGCAATAATAGGAGAAGTAACTGCTGACTCGGACGGAGTCTCAGATGCGGGTGCGGCATACATATTTATCCGTATTGAAGGTGCTTGGATACAGCAGGCTAAGCTGGTCGCTAGTGATAAGTCTAGCAGCGGTCGGTTCGGGTGCAGCGTGTCTGTTGACGGTGACATTGCTGTTGTCGGAGCTAGCCAAGCGGATTCGGATGAGATGACAGATGCCGGAGCTGTCTATGTGTTCACTCGTTCTGATGGTATCTGGACGCAGCAGGTTAAACTGACGGCCGATGATAAGGATGTCGGTGACCATTTCGGCGAGAGCGTATCTGTAGAGGGGGATACAGTAGTCATAGGGTCTTCTGGGGTCGATCTAGATGGACTGACGCAAGCCGGGGCTGCCTATGTATTCACCGGTTCCGGTAGTACCTGGATGCAGCAGGCTAAACTGATGGCTGATGATAAGGGCGCTTATGACCAATTTGGAAAAAGCGTGTCACTAGACGGAAATACGATCGTGATCGGAGCCTGGACTGCTGACTCAGATGGGTTGGCAGATGCCGGAGCGGCTTATGTGTTTATACGTTCTGATGGTATCTGGACGCAACAGGCAAAGCTGATTGCTGACGATAAAAAAGAATATGACTATTTTGGTTACAGCGTAGTTGTAGACGAAGACTCTGTAATAGTTGGAGCTTGGACTGCTGACCCTGATGGATTGAATGATGCTGGGGCTGCCTATGTGTTTACCCGTTACGACGGTATTTGGACTCAGCAGGCAAGGTTGACTGCTGACGATAAAGTCGCTTGGGATTGTTTCGGCTTCAGCGTATCCATAGACGGAGATACAGCCATCATTGGGGCCTTTGCGGGAGCTCATCCTGTTGGAGATCCTGAAGCTGGAGCAGCTTACGTGTTCACCCGTTTAGGCACGACCTGGGTGCAGCAGGTCAAACTAACTGCTGACGACAAGGACGCTGGTTATTGTTTAGGTATTGCCGTGTCAGTGTCCGCTGACACAGCAATGGTCGGAGCTATTGGAGATAATTATTCAGTGGGCGGGACTGTATATGTATTTGGTTCCTACAGCAATAACATCACCGTGGATGCAGGCGGCATCTGCACCTTACCCGATGCCATCACAGCCGCCAACACCGACACAGCCACCGGCGGCTGCCCTGCCGGTTCCGGTCATGATGAGATCATTCTGGAAACAGATGTCCTTCTTGCTGCCGCATTGCCGGAAATCACCAGCCCTATCACCATTGAAGCCCAAGGCCACACCATTGACGGCAATAACGGGGATTGGTCGGTGCTGACAGTGACCGAGGATGGCGACCTGACTCTGAACGAAGTAACGATTACCGGGGCAGATTCAACCTTATTCGGCGGAGGAATTGATAATAACGGCACGCTCGCCGTAAACAACTCCACACTCAGCGGCAACCGGGGATACTACGGCGGCGGGCTTTCCAACTACTGTGACGGTGTTGTGACCCTGAGTAACACCACAATCAGCGGCAACACAGCAGAGTATGGCGGGGGTGTCCTCAACTACTGCGGCTCCCTGACCATGAGTCACTGCACAGTCAGCATGAACTCGGCAACCTGGGGCGGGGGGATCTACAGTGACGGTGCCCTGACGCTGACCAGCTTGATTATCAGCGGGAATACAGCCGACTCTCAAGGCGGCGAGGTCTATGATCTCGGCAGTACCATCGCCGACAGCACCAATGTTTTCGGACATGGGGGCACAACAAAGCCCGCAGCCTTTTGGGGCTTCATCCCAGGTTACAATGATGTTGTTGCCACCGGCGACGGCACGGAGCCTACCGCCCTCTCGGATATGCTTCTTCCCCTGACTGATAACGGCGGCCCGACCAAGACCCATGCTCTGGCTACAGGCAGCCCGGCGATTGATCTGGATGCAACATGCAGCACCGGCCTGAGCACGGACCAACGCGGTTATCCCCGCCCGGTCGGGGGCGGCTGTGATGCAGGAGCCTTTGAAGACAACAACTCGAATATCACTGTTGATGAAAGCACCTGTACCCTGGCAGATGCTATTACAGCCGCCAACACCGACACGGCCACCGGCGGCTGCTCTGCCGGTGTACCGGGTATGAATACTATCATCTTGGAAACAGATGTCCTTCTTGCTGTCGCCTTACCGGAGATCACCAGTCCCATCACCATTGAAGGTCAAGGCCACACCATCAACGGCAACAACAATGCAGCAGTAGGTTCTGTCCTGAAGATCAATGCTGGTAATCTGATCCTGAACGAGGCTACAGTAACCGGCGGGCACTCAACATCATTCGGTGGAGGGATTTATACTTCGGGTGGTGGTACTCTCACCATGAACAGCTCCACGATCAGCGGGAATCACGCAGATCTCTATGGCGGGGGAATTTATGCTTTCGGTGGCTCCGTCACGCTAACCAGCTCCACAGTCAGCGGAAATGAGGCGGCAAACAGTGGTGGGGGTATTTTTACTATGCAATCCACCGTTGTTACGCTGACCGATTCCACAGTCAGCGAAAATCACGCATTAGGCGAAAGCTTGGGCGGAGGTGGGTTTTTTGCGTCGGGTTCCGTTCTCACGCTGACCAATTCCACCGTCAGCGGAAATCACTCGACCTATTATGGCGGGGGAATTTTGTACTATTCCGGGTCCACTGTTACGCTGAACAGCTCCACGGTCAGCGGAAATGAGGCTGCATACAGCGGCGGCGGGATCAGCGGACTGTCATCCTCGGTCCTCACGTTGAACAACTCCACAGTCAACGAAAATAGTACAGCAGAACTTGGCGGGGGCATTTATGCTTACAATGGTGCCGAAGTAATGCTGACCAACTCCACGGTCAGCGAAAACGAGGCAAGCCATGGTGGAGGAATTTTTTCCAGCTATAACGCTGTGGTTACTTTAGGTAGTTCTACGGTCAATGGGAATTATGCTATTGACTATGGTGGTGGAATTGTTGCTTATGAGGCTGTAGCTACGTTGACCAACTCAACTGTCAGTGGAAATTTTACAGCAGAGATTGGCCTTGGTGGAGGAATTTATACTGATAATGAGGCGACTGTCACGTTGACCAACTCCACGGTCAGTGAAAATCATGCGGGGCGTTATGGTGGAGGCATTTATGCTTTCGAATATTCTGACATAACGTTGAAGAGTTCTCTGATCAGCGGAAATAAAGCGGATGAAGATAAAGGGGTCGAAATTTATAATTATAATAGTACCGTCAATGCCGGTAGTTTTAATCTCTTTGGTAGGAGCGGTAATGTGTTGGAATTCTGTTTTCAAGAGAATACAGAGGCTTTTTGTAACTCTAAGGCGTTCTATAACTTCACTCCTAGTGGTAACGATGTTGTTGCCACCAGAGACGGCACGAATCCGACTAAACTGTCCTCTATTCTTAATTCGTTAGCTGATAACGGTGGTCCAACTATGACCCATGCCTTAGTTGTGGGCAGTCCGGCAATTAATCTGGATACGGCATGCAGCGCGGGTCTGAGCGTGGACCAACGTGGTTACCCTCGTCCTGAAATGGTGGGTACAGGGTGTGATGCGGGTTCCTTTGAGGGGAGCGTCAGTCCCGTTTTCAACGGAGCTTTTCTTCCAGCCATTTATCTTCTGCTTTTAAACCAGTAA
- a CDS encoding RNA polymerase factor sigma-32, with protein MSEENKLDQQHHPLVVTSTDENLPAVSNPALHRYLQEISQYELLSREETEELAMHFKETGDPDAAYRLVSSNLRLVVKVAMDFQKYWMQNFMDLVQEGNVGLVQATKKFDPYRGVKFSYYAAYWIRAYILKFIMDNWRLVKIGTTQAQRKLFFSLNKEKKLLEAQGFKPDVKLLAERLNVKESEVVEMGQRMDGWDVSLEAPVRNDSEDDQKSFLPHHGPGVEDIVAGHEVRDRVAGVLAGMDQDLNEKEKVILTERLLNDEPETLQAIADKFGISRERVRQIEANLLKKLKGVFEQELPDVQDFISSERIVPATGSDQAERR; from the coding sequence ATGAGTGAGGAAAATAAGCTCGACCAACAGCATCATCCTCTGGTGGTGACATCCACCGACGAGAACCTGCCAGCGGTCAGTAATCCTGCCCTGCATCGCTATCTCCAAGAGATCAGTCAGTATGAATTGCTGAGCCGGGAAGAGACCGAGGAGTTGGCAATGCATTTTAAAGAAACCGGTGACCCTGACGCTGCCTATCGGCTGGTTTCCTCCAACCTGCGTTTGGTGGTCAAGGTGGCAATGGATTTTCAGAAGTACTGGATGCAGAACTTTATGGATTTGGTCCAGGAAGGGAATGTTGGACTGGTGCAGGCAACTAAAAAGTTTGACCCCTATCGCGGGGTGAAGTTCTCCTATTATGCGGCCTACTGGATTCGTGCCTACATCCTGAAGTTTATCATGGATAACTGGCGTCTGGTTAAGATAGGTACCACCCAGGCCCAGCGTAAACTCTTTTTTAGTCTGAATAAAGAAAAGAAACTGCTTGAGGCCCAGGGCTTCAAACCTGATGTGAAGTTGCTGGCAGAACGTCTGAACGTCAAGGAAAGTGAAGTCGTTGAGATGGGCCAACGCATGGACGGTTGGGATGTTTCGCTGGAGGCCCCGGTGCGCAATGATTCGGAAGATGACCAGAAGAGTTTTCTCCCTCATCATGGGCCTGGAGTCGAGGATATCGTGGCAGGTCACGAGGTTCGTGATCGTGTAGCTGGGGTATTAGCTGGGATGGATCAGGATCTGAATGAGAAAGAAAAGGTTATTCTGACTGAGCGCCTGCTTAACGATGAACCCGAAACCCTTCAGGCCATTGCTGATAAGTTCGGTATCTCACGGGAACGGGTCAGGCAGATAGAAGCTAATCTGTTGAAAAAGTTGAAAGGGGTCTTTGAGCAGGAATTACCTGATGTGCAGGACTTTATCAGCTCCGAGCGAATTGTTCCCGCAACCGGTTCTGATCAAGCCGAGCGTCGTTGA
- the lepA gene encoding translation elongation factor 4, with the protein MKNIRNFSVIAHIDHGKSTLSDRMIQLCGRVTDREFKDQLLDNMDIERERGITIKSQTICLPFTAKDGQEYALNLVDTPGHVDFSYEVSRALAACEGALLLIDAAQGVEAQTLANLYLAMENDLEIIPVINKIDLPAAEPEKVAEEIEEDLGLDGEIIQKCSAKTGVGVQEILETIVTHLPPPEGDPDKPLEALIFDASYDPYRGTVISVRIINGTLKVGEQILFMHNNAEYRVEEVGQFHLTRTAQKSLSAGQVGYIIAGVKNIADTKPGDTITHKDAPCPAPLPGFQEVQQVVFSSIYPISTDEYEDLAAALEKLKLNDAALTFQKDSSAALGFGFRCGFLGLLHLEVVQERLEREFDIPLILTVPSVRYQITLQDDTELTVENPSHFPDPGAITRIEEPFIKATILIPERYMGAVMTLCMERRGENTNYHYPMPGRIEFTCELPLAEVIYDFYDKLKSVTQGYGSFDYELIDYRPSDLVKLDILVNGEKVDALSQLTHRDRSRERGLKACESLKEEIPRQMFKIAIQAAIGGSIVARSNVSALRKDVTAKCYGGDISRKRKLLEKQKAGKKRMKTVGNVEIPQSAFLSVLKSEQ; encoded by the coding sequence ATGAAAAATATACGCAACTTCAGTGTAATCGCTCATATTGATCACGGCAAATCCACACTGTCCGACCGGATGATCCAGCTCTGCGGGAGAGTCACAGATCGGGAATTCAAAGACCAGCTCCTTGATAATATGGATATTGAGCGGGAGCGGGGTATCACCATTAAAAGCCAGACCATCTGCCTGCCTTTCACCGCCAAAGATGGTCAGGAGTATGCCCTGAATCTGGTCGATACCCCAGGTCATGTGGATTTCAGCTATGAGGTTTCCCGTGCTCTGGCTGCCTGCGAAGGAGCCCTGCTCCTCATTGATGCGGCCCAGGGCGTTGAGGCTCAGACCCTGGCCAACCTCTACCTGGCCATGGAAAACGACCTGGAAATCATCCCGGTTATCAACAAGATTGATCTTCCTGCTGCAGAACCGGAAAAGGTCGCTGAAGAAATCGAGGAGGATCTGGGGCTGGACGGAGAGATTATCCAAAAATGCTCTGCCAAGACCGGGGTTGGTGTGCAGGAAATTTTAGAGACCATTGTTACTCACCTGCCCCCACCAGAAGGCGATCCTGACAAACCCTTAGAGGCCCTGATCTTTGATGCCTCCTATGATCCTTACCGGGGCACAGTGATCTCGGTTCGCATTATCAACGGCACCCTTAAAGTGGGTGAGCAGATCCTGTTCATGCATAACAACGCAGAATACCGGGTTGAAGAGGTGGGCCAGTTTCACCTGACCCGAACAGCCCAAAAAAGCCTTTCTGCTGGTCAGGTTGGTTATATCATCGCAGGGGTGAAAAACATTGCTGACACCAAACCCGGCGACACCATCACCCATAAAGACGCCCCATGCCCTGCCCCGCTCCCTGGTTTCCAGGAAGTGCAACAGGTTGTTTTCTCCTCTATCTATCCCATTTCCACGGATGAGTATGAGGATCTGGCGGCGGCCCTGGAAAAACTCAAGCTCAACGATGCTGCCCTGACCTTTCAGAAAGACTCTTCTGCGGCCCTGGGCTTTGGCTTCCGCTGCGGTTTTCTTGGCTTGCTTCATCTGGAGGTGGTTCAGGAGCGACTGGAGCGGGAGTTCGACATTCCCCTGATCCTCACTGTACCCTCGGTTCGCTATCAAATAACCCTTCAGGATGACACCGAGCTTACCGTTGAGAATCCCTCCCATTTCCCTGATCCCGGTGCAATCACCAGGATCGAAGAGCCCTTTATCAAAGCCACCATCCTGATCCCGGAACGCTATATGGGTGCAGTTATGACCCTGTGTATGGAACGACGGGGCGAGAATACCAACTACCATTACCCCATGCCGGGCCGGATTGAGTTTACCTGCGAACTGCCCCTGGCCGAGGTGATCTATGATTTCTATGATAAGCTGAAATCCGTGACCCAGGGCTATGGTTCTTTTGACTATGAGCTGATTGACTACCGGCCCAGTGATCTGGTCAAGCTGGACATCCTGGTCAATGGTGAAAAAGTGGATGCCCTGTCCCAGCTCACCCATAGGGATCGTTCCCGTGAACGCGGCCTCAAAGCCTGTGAAAGCCTGAAAGAAGAGATCCCCCGCCAGATGTTCAAGATTGCTATCCAGGCGGCCATTGGCGGCTCCATTGTGGCCCGATCCAATGTCTCTGCCTTGCGCAAGGATGTGACGGCAAAATGCTATGGCGGTGATATCTCCCGTAAGCGAAAGCTGTTAGAGAAGCAGAAGGCCGGTAAGAAGCGGATGAAGACCGTGGGCAATGTGGAGATTCCCCAGTCTGCGTTCTTGTCGGTTTTGAAGTCTGAGCAGTAG